The Mercenaria mercenaria strain notata chromosome 8, MADL_Memer_1, whole genome shotgun sequence genome has a segment encoding these proteins:
- the LOC123523181 gene encoding vesicular glutamate transporter 3-like → MGCACGRRHLVVFMTFLGMLISIGSREVFTMVVTHLLGLDEAKGGIIKLKCCNNSYTNFHQNWPSENRILFQTYYFVGTIFTQVPGGILAARFSPRRVCGVAVFLTSVLTIAIRFALQYQSWLVSLIRILQGIIEGAIVPSFNGIIAAWAPKSEKSVLVTISYSGAYLSAAVAAITSGMLICKVSWGSALFVYGAVGVLWSLIWLCAIHDSPASCPGISDREKELFRSEGHHSRPGSNIHFHVCCILALTLRLEEIYENIGIWSSIPHVMMTVVVVSGGFTVDALIKRKIVSTTIARKTAETIGFGVESGCLLALGLAPHLSKGAGIAILCVGVGVSGIAISGYQVNPLDLAPRYASVLTGIARLGTIGSVISTVIAEQLPGRTHKPSDWKIVFIVAGSLHLAGVLYYLVFASGKRQTWAGDDLTLSVEHRGHMQNVVEENAAGYDSDDEKESLLSKSLRVERLADDSDEYEEPSWFMNTI, encoded by the exons ATGGGTTGTGCGTGTGGCAGACGACACTTGGTTGTGTTCATGACGTTTCTAGGAATGTTGATATCCATCGGATCCAGAGAAGTATTTACGATGGTAGTGACGCACTTGCTGGGGCTGGACGAGGCTAAAGGCGGGATAATAAAATTAAAG TGTTGTAATAACAGTTACACAAACTTTCACCAAAACTGGCCATCGGAAAACAGGATCCTGTTCCAGACGTATTATTTCGTTGGGACCATTTTCACACAGGTACCAGGTGGAATTCTGGCGGCAAGATTTTCACCGAGAcg CGTCTGCGGCGTTGCGGTATTTCTGACAAGTGTTCTTACCATTGCCATCCGGTTTGCGCTACAGTACCAGTCCTGGCTTGTGTCCCTCATTCGGATACTTCAGGGTATTATAGAA GGCGCTATCGTACCTTCCTTCAATGGTATTATTGCTGCCTGGGCTCCAAAATCGGAGAAAAGTGTCCTTGTTACGATCTCATACTCCG GGGCATATCTGAGTGCAGCGGTGGCCGCTATCACATCAGGGATGCTTATATGCAAGGTCAGCTGGGGTTCCGCCCTCTTTGTTTATG GTGCAGTCGGAGTCTTGTGGTCACTCATTTGGTTGTGTGCCATTCATGATAGTCCTGCGTCGTGTCCAGGTATCAGCGACAGGGAGAAAGAACTGTTCAGAAGTGAAGGACACCATTCCAGGCCTGGCTCAAATATCCAT TTCC atgtttGTTGCATATTGGCACTGACGTTAAGACTCGAAGAAATCTATGAAAAT atTGGGATTTGGTCGTCAATTCCGCACGTAATGATGACTGTAGTGGTGGTGAGTGGGGGATTTACTGTAGACGCACTCATCAAACGTAAAATTGTATCAACAACAATAGCCAGGAAAACAGCTGAAACCATtg GGTTTGGCGTGGAATCTGGCTGCCTTCTAGCTTTAGGTTTGGCACCTCACTTATCCAAGGGGGCGGGTATAGCAATATTGTGTGTAGGAGTTGGGGTCAGTGGAATAGCCATATCAG GTTACCAGGTGAATCCGCTGGATCTGGCCCCCAGGTATGCAAGCGTGTTAACAGGAATTGCCAGACTGGGAACCATTGGATCAGTTATTAGTACCGTTATAGCCGAACAACTGCCGGGAAGGACACAT AAGCCAAGCGActggaaaattgttttcatagTCGCCGGATCCCTTCATCTAGCTGGTGTACTGTATTATTTGGTGTTTGCTTCCGGAAAACGACAGACGTGGGCAGGTGACGACCTAACGCTCTCTGTAGAACATCGCGGTCATATGCAGAACGTGGTCGAGGAGAACGCTGCTGGGTACGACTCGGACGATGAGAAGGAGTCACTGTTGTCAAAAAGTCTACGAGTTGAGAGGCTAGCAGACGATAGCGATGAATACGAAGAACCATCATGGTTCATGAACACTATATAG